The sequence below is a genomic window from Ovis canadensis isolate MfBH-ARS-UI-01 breed Bighorn chromosome 1, ARS-UI_OviCan_v2, whole genome shotgun sequence.
TAAGGACTTCATTACAAGCCGCATTTATTCAGGATAAGATCCGCCCAGGGCCaagtcctttattttttaattccattCTCGAACATCTTGCTGAGGTAGATATCTTcctcccatttgacagatgagcaaagtgaggcccagagaagttaaacCACCTGTCAAGCTAGTAGTAGAAGGGCCAGGAATGTCTGACCACAAGCCAGCTTCTTCCCCTTGTCAGACTACCTCCCTCAAACTGAGACTGGATAGCGTAGATTGAAAATGAAATCTACTTAAGTCCTTCAGGTGTAGAGCTAGAAACATACCTGGTGTTGAGAGCCATGCTGATTTCAATCCACAAGGATCTGACCTCACTTCTTATCGTCCAGCTCCTCACCGTCTCTTCGGCAGCttcattgcccagacttgctcctgccccagggcctttgttcTTGCTGCCTGTGGTGTGCTCCTCTTCTGCCTCTCTCAGGGCTGGCACTGGCAAGGCATCCGGAGAGGCCTCCCCTTGTCATCCTAAGTAGccagccctgcctccccctgcccccgGGCCTACGCCCGTCTTCACAGTGTGCATCACTGCCTGCCTCTATGcggcttgtttttctttttatttttaactttccattttatattggagtataaccaattaataatgtggtagtttcaggtgcacagcagagcaactcagccacacatatacatgtatccattaccctccaaactcccctcccacccaggctgtcacctgacattaagcagagttccctgtgctatacagcaggtccttgttggttacccactTTAAATACAGCAGGGAGTACATGTCGGGTTTTATACTTGTATATTGCATCCCCTGACCTCTCACCCAGTCTACATCACCAGGAGACCAGGAACCATGTCTACCTCACTCTGCTCTGCCTCCAGGGcccaaacagtgcctggcacagagtttGTTCTCAACAGATGTTTGTTGAGAGATGCGTGGAAGAACCAGATGCCTGTGTCTTGACGTCTAGGCAAGCCTTGGAGGCTGGTGCTCTGCCTGTCAGGAGGATGTGCCAGAGTCAAGGGCACAGCATCTCTCGTTGGTCCCCAACCCTGACTCCTTTGTAACCCCTGCCTAATCTCCCAGCCAGGTTTCTAAATCTTATCCACCATGCTGCCCAGGGACCAAGAAAGAAATACCCAGAGACACAGACTGAAGGTCAAGAGATTGGATGGGATTCTGAGCCTTTGGTAAGTGGGTCTCCTTTACTTGAAAGGTCAGGGGTAATCCAGCAGTGGTTAAGGAAACAGTATGGAGCCAGCTGCCTGGACTCGAACTCTGGCTGgtccctgtgtgaccctgggaagTGACTAAGCTCTTTTGTGACTAAGCTTCCTCCTAGTACAATGGAGATAATCCAGCGTGTCTCTCATGAAATTGTTCTGAGGATTAGATGAGACAGTGCTTAGAACACAGTGTCTGGTACAAAGTGAATACTGCTAAGTGTGGATTAAACAAAGCTTGCTGATGTCAGATGGCCTGAGTGCTCTCCCAGCTGTTAGTAGAGTGGTCTCAGGCATGTCACCTACATCTCTAAATTCTGTCCCCTTCTCTGGAAAATGTGAATGCTAGTAACATATTTGTGTCATTGATTGGAAAAACACCACTAAGTGCAAGCAGCCTGGGAAATGCAGtctttagcatcagttcagttcagtcgctcagtcatgtccgactctttgtgaccccatgaaccacagcgcaggcctccctgtccattaccaactcccggagttcacccaaactcatgtccattgagtcggtgatgccatccaaccatctcatcctctgtcgtccccttctcctcctgccctcaatctttcccagcatcagggtcttttcaaatgagtcagctcttcgcatcaggtggccaaagtattggagtttcagcttcaacctcagtccttccagtgaacacccaggactgatctcctttaggatggactggttggatctccttgcagtccaagggactctcaagagtcttgtccaacaccacagtttaaaagcatcaattcttcgtcactcagctttcttcacagcccaactctcacatccatacatgactactggaaaaaccatagccttgactagacggacctttgttggcaaagtatgatCTCCCTAAACGATATAGGGCTCCTGTTCCTAAGAAAGAAACACAGGATTGTGAAGAGACTTGAAGAACCTGACGAACTTCCTGTCACACttgtctttcaattctgattaTGTCACCTTCATTTCACAAACAGGGTTTAGCAAGAAAAAGCACCAGGGGCCACACATCAGGAGACTGGGACCCGAGTCAAGTCCAGGTCCCTACAAGACCAGGTCTTCCCCCTTCCCCACAGGTTTCTTTCTGACATCTGCCTCCTCCTCTCTAGGTCAACCCGCAACGTGAAGACCGCAGGCTGAACCACTTCAAGGTCTACAAAGACATCACTCTGTACAAGGCTAAAATGTGGAGCTTGGGAGAAGATGATCGCCACAAGTAGTATTCCCTCAGCGCTGGCAATCCTTGTCATTAATGCCCAAAGTGTGTGCTACCCAGGTAAATAAAGACACTTTTTAGCCTTGGTCTGACTATTTCTGTGTCCAGAATCTCACATTTCTCCCTTCTGCCCAAGTTCACCAGTCCACATCCTTAATCTTATAAGCCAGGGAGAGAATTCCAGTTAAAGATGGCAAACTAAGTGTATACAATATCTCCTCTGCCTTCTAGACCCCGATAAAGAacaataaattgattttttaaagataaatgagaAATATTAGCAACCAAGAAAATGGAAGCCAATGCTTAGAAGATGGAAAGCTGGTGGAAGAGGGTGGAGGAAACCACAAAATGCGAGCTGAGTGGGGCACCTCTGAGCACAGAGTCCTATCCCCCCAGATCTCTGGAAAGGGGTCAGGATTCTGGACAGAATGGGTGTGAGGCAAGGaactgaaggagggagggagtCTGCTGGGAGTCCCATCGCACACCCCAGCGCCAGATGCTTAACAGCTCCCACACTGGAGGTTTACTCTTGGAGGAATGGGCAAAGGCCAGGGCTCAGAGACACTAAGACGTGGGCTAGGAGTAAGTGTGAGCCTGAAATCAATGAACATTTGTGAAAGGAGGGATGAACCCCTCACCCACCAGGCTGCATTTTTACCCTGGGTTTGAAGCTAGAGGGCTCCTTTTTGGGAAAATGAGCCAGCTCTAAAGAACTGGCCCCCAAAGACCCCCACATGGTACCATTTGAAGGTTCTGGGAAGAAAGAACCAGGGACCATCCAGGCAGCTGAACACACAGAAGTGCTGGGAGAGTTACTCACCCAAGGACTGCACGGACATTCTGTGCACCCCACTTATCACTTCCCCCACACCTGCCCTATACCTTGTTCTCCGTGtatcttcca
It includes:
- the CFAP144 gene encoding cilia- and flagella-associated protein 144, with product MAGHQKEKAIVDEVHQNQILRELYLKELRTQKLYTQYHVNPLRKVHTITRKPMSWHDNLEEPADARFLNLIHHAAQGPRKKYPETQTEGQEIGWDSEPLVNPQREDRRLNHFKVYKDITLYKAKMWSLGEDDRHK